The Echeneis naucrates chromosome 10, fEcheNa1.1, whole genome shotgun sequence genome has a window encoding:
- the slc44a1b gene encoding choline transporter-like protein 1 isoform X3: MGCCGSAERTKREWRPLEDRSCTDLPWFLLFAIFCVGMGSICGFTIVTGGAARLVFGYDSYGNTCGQRNEQIEGVRLSGLDHRDRKFVFFLDPCNIDIVQRKIKSMALCVSLCPTEELKTYQDLKTFAMVNGSELCSYDLAGHKYPGLPERFSKCPKLPVPPSKPLPLFNRCTPVDISCYAKFAEAVVTFVGDNSVLHRLIAGVAASKEIIVGLCVLALVLSMILMVIIRYISAILIWILTSLVVLGSLAGTSVLWWLYIDHRLYGNDTSPKEAKQEVEINRDSGQALLVYAVAATVFTIILLLLMLFMRKRVALTIALFHVAGKVFIHLPLLTLQPFITFLALLFFWIYWILVLLFLGTTGNPVQNEETGLTEFRLTGPLQYLTWYHAVGLVWISEFILACQQMTVAGAVVTYYFTRDKNRLPVTPILSSVLRLVRYHLGTVAKGSFIITLVKIPRLILMYIHNQLKGKENACARCLLKTCICCLWCLEKCLNYLNQNAYAATAINSTSFCTSARDAFVILVENALRVATINAIGDFVLFLGKILIVTTTAFAGVLLLNYQRDYAEWLLPLIIVCLFSFLVAHCFLSIFEIVVDVLFLCFAIDTKYNDGTPGKEFFMDKALMEFVESSRRLERAVERGRNRVKEVVSEGAEMKPMAPGTSSA; encoded by the exons ATGGGATGCTGCGGTAGCGCGGAG aggacaaagagagaatGGAGACCGCTGGAGGACCGGAGCTGCACCGACCTGCCCTGGTTCCTGCTCTTCGCCATCTTCTGCGTCGGCATG GGAAGCATTTGCGGCTTCACCATCGTCACCGGCGGCGCCGCTCGCCTTGTCTTTGGATATGACAGCTACGGCAACACTTGTGGTCAACGCAATGAGCAGATAGAGGGTGTCAGGCTCAGCGGCCTTGACCACAGGGACAGGAA GTTCGTCTTCTTTCTGGATCCCTGCAACATCGACATTGTTCAGAGGAAAATCAAGTCCatggcactgtgtgtgtctctgtgtcccaCCGAGGAATTGAAGACCTACCAGGACCTCAAGACTTTTGCCATGGTCAACG gCTCTGAGCTGTGCTCCTACGATTTAGCAGGTCATAAATATCCAGGTCTACCTGAGAGGTTCTCCAAGTGTCCCAAACTTCCTGTTCCTCCCAG CAAGCCGTTGCCTTTGTTTAACCGCTGCACTCCAGTGGATATTTCCTGTTATGCGAAGTTTGCGGAGGCCGTAGTGACGTTTGTGGGCGATAACAGCGTCCTCCATCGGCTGATCGCCGGCGTCGCTGCCAGTAAAGAGATCATCGTGGGCCTGTGTGTGCTTGCTCTGG TCCTCTCCATGATCCTCATGGTGATCATCCGGTACATCTCCGCCATCCTCATCTGGATACTCACTTCGCTGGTTGTACTTGGGTCCCTAG cgGGGACCAGTGTCCTCTGGTGGCTCTACATCGATCACCGGCTGTACGGAAACGACACTTCTCCCAAGGAGGCgaagcaggaggtggaaatCAACAGGGACAGCGGACAGGCGCTGCTTGTCTACGCAGTAGCCGCCACTGTCTTCACC ATCAtcctgttgctgctgatgctgttcATGAGGAAGCGAGTGGCTCTCACCATCGCTCTGTTCCACGTGGCAGGAAAAGTCTTCATCCACCTCCCCCTGCTCACCCTGCAGCCGTTCATTACCTTCCTTGCCCTCCTGTTCTTCTGGATCTACTGGATCCTGGTCCTTCTGTTCTTGGGAACCACAG GAAACCCAGTCCAGAATGAGGAGACAGGGCTGACAGAGTTCAGACTGACAGGCCCCCTTCAGTACCTGACCTGGTACCACGCTGTGGGTCTGGTCTGGATCAGTGAGTTCATCTTGGCCTGTCAGCAAATGACTGTGGCTGGAGCTGTGGTGACCTATTATTTCACCAG GGACAAGAACCGGCTCCCTGTGACCCCAATTCTGTCTTCGGTCCTGAGGCTGGTCCGGTATCACCTGGGCACAGTAGCTAAAGGATCCTTCATCATCACACTGGTCAAGATCCCCAGACTTATCCTCATGTACATCCACAACCAGCTCAAAGGAAAG GAGAACGCATGTGCTCGCTGTCTGCTGAAAACCTGTATCTGCTGTCTGTGGTGTTTGGAGAAGTGCCTCAACTATCTCAATCAG aatgcataTGCAGCCACAGCCATCAACAGCACCAGTTTCTGCACATCTGCTCGTGACGCCTTCGTGATCCTGGTGGAAAACGCTCTTCGTGTTGCCACAATCAATGCTATTGGAGACTTTGTGCTCTTCCTGGGGAAG ATCCTGATAGTCACAACAACGGCGTTTGCTGGTGTCCTGCTCCTGAACTACCAGCGGGATTATGCCGAGTGGCTGCTGCCGCTCATCATCGTGtgtctcttctccttcctgGTGGCTCATTGCTTCCTGTCTATCTTCGAGATCGTGGTggacgtcctcttcctctgtttcgCCATCGACACCAAGTACAATGACGGCACACCAGGGAAGGAGTTCTTCATGGACAAGGCTTTGATG GAATTTGTAGAGAGCAGCCGGCGGCTAGAGCGAGCAGTGGAACGTGGGCGGAACCGGGTGAAGGAGGTGGTTTCGGAGGGGGCAGAGATGAAGCCCATG GCTCCGGGGACAAGTTCGGCCTGA
- the slc44a1b gene encoding choline transporter-like protein 1 isoform X4 — MALCVSLCPTEELKTYQDLKTFAMVNGSELCSYDLAGHKYPGLPERFSKCPKLPVPPSKPLPLFNRCTPVDISCYAKFAEAVVTFVGDNSVLHRLIAGVAASKEIIVGLCVLALVLSMILMVIIRYISAILIWILTSLVVLGSLAGTSVLWWLYIDHRLYGNDTSPKEAKQEVEINRDSGQALLVYAVAATVFTIILLLLMLFMRKRVALTIALFHVAGKVFIHLPLLTLQPFITFLALLFFWIYWILVLLFLGTTGNPVQNEETGLTEFRLTGPLQYLTWYHAVGLVWISEFILACQQMTVAGAVVTYYFTRDKNRLPVTPILSSVLRLVRYHLGTVAKGSFIITLVKIPRLILMYIHNQLKGKENACARCLLKTCICCLWCLEKCLNYLNQNAYAATAINSTSFCTSARDAFVILVENALRVATINAIGDFVLFLGKILIVTTTAFAGVLLLNYQRDYAEWLLPLIIVCLFSFLVAHCFLSIFEIVVDVLFLCFAIDTKYNDGTPGKEFFMDKALMEFVESSRRLERAVERGRNRVKEVVSEGAEMKPMVSDNGGGGVARWNRSSEEMGAGPGAEWEVLQEFQVYYLLVGVLVDWVLTEQSGFILCLSEDVVLFLCVYLPTSTLFLFVSLLHTPSSAPSATTAKSAAVTATC; from the exons atggcactgtgtgtgtctctgtgtcccaCCGAGGAATTGAAGACCTACCAGGACCTCAAGACTTTTGCCATGGTCAACG gCTCTGAGCTGTGCTCCTACGATTTAGCAGGTCATAAATATCCAGGTCTACCTGAGAGGTTCTCCAAGTGTCCCAAACTTCCTGTTCCTCCCAG CAAGCCGTTGCCTTTGTTTAACCGCTGCACTCCAGTGGATATTTCCTGTTATGCGAAGTTTGCGGAGGCCGTAGTGACGTTTGTGGGCGATAACAGCGTCCTCCATCGGCTGATCGCCGGCGTCGCTGCCAGTAAAGAGATCATCGTGGGCCTGTGTGTGCTTGCTCTGG TCCTCTCCATGATCCTCATGGTGATCATCCGGTACATCTCCGCCATCCTCATCTGGATACTCACTTCGCTGGTTGTACTTGGGTCCCTAG cgGGGACCAGTGTCCTCTGGTGGCTCTACATCGATCACCGGCTGTACGGAAACGACACTTCTCCCAAGGAGGCgaagcaggaggtggaaatCAACAGGGACAGCGGACAGGCGCTGCTTGTCTACGCAGTAGCCGCCACTGTCTTCACC ATCAtcctgttgctgctgatgctgttcATGAGGAAGCGAGTGGCTCTCACCATCGCTCTGTTCCACGTGGCAGGAAAAGTCTTCATCCACCTCCCCCTGCTCACCCTGCAGCCGTTCATTACCTTCCTTGCCCTCCTGTTCTTCTGGATCTACTGGATCCTGGTCCTTCTGTTCTTGGGAACCACAG GAAACCCAGTCCAGAATGAGGAGACAGGGCTGACAGAGTTCAGACTGACAGGCCCCCTTCAGTACCTGACCTGGTACCACGCTGTGGGTCTGGTCTGGATCAGTGAGTTCATCTTGGCCTGTCAGCAAATGACTGTGGCTGGAGCTGTGGTGACCTATTATTTCACCAG GGACAAGAACCGGCTCCCTGTGACCCCAATTCTGTCTTCGGTCCTGAGGCTGGTCCGGTATCACCTGGGCACAGTAGCTAAAGGATCCTTCATCATCACACTGGTCAAGATCCCCAGACTTATCCTCATGTACATCCACAACCAGCTCAAAGGAAAG GAGAACGCATGTGCTCGCTGTCTGCTGAAAACCTGTATCTGCTGTCTGTGGTGTTTGGAGAAGTGCCTCAACTATCTCAATCAG aatgcataTGCAGCCACAGCCATCAACAGCACCAGTTTCTGCACATCTGCTCGTGACGCCTTCGTGATCCTGGTGGAAAACGCTCTTCGTGTTGCCACAATCAATGCTATTGGAGACTTTGTGCTCTTCCTGGGGAAG ATCCTGATAGTCACAACAACGGCGTTTGCTGGTGTCCTGCTCCTGAACTACCAGCGGGATTATGCCGAGTGGCTGCTGCCGCTCATCATCGTGtgtctcttctccttcctgGTGGCTCATTGCTTCCTGTCTATCTTCGAGATCGTGGTggacgtcctcttcctctgtttcgCCATCGACACCAAGTACAATGACGGCACACCAGGGAAGGAGTTCTTCATGGACAAGGCTTTGATG GAATTTGTAGAGAGCAGCCGGCGGCTAGAGCGAGCAGTGGAACGTGGGCGGAACCGGGTGAAGGAGGTGGTTTCGGAGGGGGCAGAGATGAAGCCCATGGTGAGTGACAACGGTGGAGGGGGTGTGGCCAGGTGGAACAGATCGTCAGAGGAGATGGGGGCGGGGCCTGGAGCAGAGTGGGAGGTTCTTCAAGAGTTTCAGGTATATTACCTGCTAGTGGGAGTCCTGGTGGACTGGGTGCTGACGGAGCAGAGTGGCTTCATCCTCTGTCTCAGCGAGGACgttgtcctcttcctctgtgtctacctgcccacctccaccctcttcctgtttgtcagcCTGCTGCACACACCAAGCTCTGCCCCCTCTGCCACCACCGCCaaatcagctgctgtcacagccaCATGCTGA
- the slc44a1b gene encoding choline transporter-like protein 1 isoform X2 has translation MGCCGSAERTKREWRPLEDRSCTDLPWFLLFAIFCVGMGSICGFTIVTGGAARLVFGYDSYGNTCGQRNEQIEGVRLSGLDHRDRKFVFFLDPCNIDIVQRKIKSMALCVSLCPTEELKTYQDLKTFAMVNGSELCSYDLAGHKYPGLPERFSKCPKLPVPPSKPLPLFNRCTPVDISCYAKFAEAVVTFVGDNSVLHRLIAGVAASKEIIVGLCVLALVLSMILMVIIRYISAILIWILTSLVVLGSLAGTSVLWWLYIDHRLYGNDTSPKEAKQEVEINRDSGQALLVYAVAATVFTIILLLLMLFMRKRVALTIALFHVAGKVFIHLPLLTLQPFITFLALLFFWIYWILVLLFLGTTGNPVQNEETGLTEFRLTGPLQYLTWYHAVGLVWISEFILACQQMTVAGAVVTYYFTRDKNRLPVTPILSSVLRLVRYHLGTVAKGSFIITLVKIPRLILMYIHNQLKGKENACARCLLKTCICCLWCLEKCLNYLNQNAYAATAINSTSFCTSARDAFVILVENALRVATINAIGDFVLFLGKILIVTTTAFAGVLLLNYQRDYAEWLLPLIIVCLFSFLVAHCFLSIFEIVVDVLFLCFAIDTKYNDGTPGKEFFMDKALMEFVESSRRLERAVERGRNRVKEVVSEGAEMKPMVSDNGGGGVARWNRSSEEMGAGPGAEWEVLQEFQVYYLLVGVLVDWVLTEQSGFILCLSEDVVLFLCVYLPTSTLFLFVSLLHTPSSAPSATTAKSAAVTATC, from the exons ATGGGATGCTGCGGTAGCGCGGAG aggacaaagagagaatGGAGACCGCTGGAGGACCGGAGCTGCACCGACCTGCCCTGGTTCCTGCTCTTCGCCATCTTCTGCGTCGGCATG GGAAGCATTTGCGGCTTCACCATCGTCACCGGCGGCGCCGCTCGCCTTGTCTTTGGATATGACAGCTACGGCAACACTTGTGGTCAACGCAATGAGCAGATAGAGGGTGTCAGGCTCAGCGGCCTTGACCACAGGGACAGGAA GTTCGTCTTCTTTCTGGATCCCTGCAACATCGACATTGTTCAGAGGAAAATCAAGTCCatggcactgtgtgtgtctctgtgtcccaCCGAGGAATTGAAGACCTACCAGGACCTCAAGACTTTTGCCATGGTCAACG gCTCTGAGCTGTGCTCCTACGATTTAGCAGGTCATAAATATCCAGGTCTACCTGAGAGGTTCTCCAAGTGTCCCAAACTTCCTGTTCCTCCCAG CAAGCCGTTGCCTTTGTTTAACCGCTGCACTCCAGTGGATATTTCCTGTTATGCGAAGTTTGCGGAGGCCGTAGTGACGTTTGTGGGCGATAACAGCGTCCTCCATCGGCTGATCGCCGGCGTCGCTGCCAGTAAAGAGATCATCGTGGGCCTGTGTGTGCTTGCTCTGG TCCTCTCCATGATCCTCATGGTGATCATCCGGTACATCTCCGCCATCCTCATCTGGATACTCACTTCGCTGGTTGTACTTGGGTCCCTAG cgGGGACCAGTGTCCTCTGGTGGCTCTACATCGATCACCGGCTGTACGGAAACGACACTTCTCCCAAGGAGGCgaagcaggaggtggaaatCAACAGGGACAGCGGACAGGCGCTGCTTGTCTACGCAGTAGCCGCCACTGTCTTCACC ATCAtcctgttgctgctgatgctgttcATGAGGAAGCGAGTGGCTCTCACCATCGCTCTGTTCCACGTGGCAGGAAAAGTCTTCATCCACCTCCCCCTGCTCACCCTGCAGCCGTTCATTACCTTCCTTGCCCTCCTGTTCTTCTGGATCTACTGGATCCTGGTCCTTCTGTTCTTGGGAACCACAG GAAACCCAGTCCAGAATGAGGAGACAGGGCTGACAGAGTTCAGACTGACAGGCCCCCTTCAGTACCTGACCTGGTACCACGCTGTGGGTCTGGTCTGGATCAGTGAGTTCATCTTGGCCTGTCAGCAAATGACTGTGGCTGGAGCTGTGGTGACCTATTATTTCACCAG GGACAAGAACCGGCTCCCTGTGACCCCAATTCTGTCTTCGGTCCTGAGGCTGGTCCGGTATCACCTGGGCACAGTAGCTAAAGGATCCTTCATCATCACACTGGTCAAGATCCCCAGACTTATCCTCATGTACATCCACAACCAGCTCAAAGGAAAG GAGAACGCATGTGCTCGCTGTCTGCTGAAAACCTGTATCTGCTGTCTGTGGTGTTTGGAGAAGTGCCTCAACTATCTCAATCAG aatgcataTGCAGCCACAGCCATCAACAGCACCAGTTTCTGCACATCTGCTCGTGACGCCTTCGTGATCCTGGTGGAAAACGCTCTTCGTGTTGCCACAATCAATGCTATTGGAGACTTTGTGCTCTTCCTGGGGAAG ATCCTGATAGTCACAACAACGGCGTTTGCTGGTGTCCTGCTCCTGAACTACCAGCGGGATTATGCCGAGTGGCTGCTGCCGCTCATCATCGTGtgtctcttctccttcctgGTGGCTCATTGCTTCCTGTCTATCTTCGAGATCGTGGTggacgtcctcttcctctgtttcgCCATCGACACCAAGTACAATGACGGCACACCAGGGAAGGAGTTCTTCATGGACAAGGCTTTGATG GAATTTGTAGAGAGCAGCCGGCGGCTAGAGCGAGCAGTGGAACGTGGGCGGAACCGGGTGAAGGAGGTGGTTTCGGAGGGGGCAGAGATGAAGCCCATGGTGAGTGACAACGGTGGAGGGGGTGTGGCCAGGTGGAACAGATCGTCAGAGGAGATGGGGGCGGGGCCTGGAGCAGAGTGGGAGGTTCTTCAAGAGTTTCAGGTATATTACCTGCTAGTGGGAGTCCTGGTGGACTGGGTGCTGACGGAGCAGAGTGGCTTCATCCTCTGTCTCAGCGAGGACgttgtcctcttcctctgtgtctacctgcccacctccaccctcttcctgtttgtcagcCTGCTGCACACACCAAGCTCTGCCCCCTCTGCCACCACCGCCaaatcagctgctgtcacagccaCATGCTGA
- the slc44a1b gene encoding choline transporter-like protein 1 isoform X1, producing the protein MDPKRLSSSSQQVHLRKKRTKREWRPLEDRSCTDLPWFLLFAIFCVGMGSICGFTIVTGGAARLVFGYDSYGNTCGQRNEQIEGVRLSGLDHRDRKFVFFLDPCNIDIVQRKIKSMALCVSLCPTEELKTYQDLKTFAMVNGSELCSYDLAGHKYPGLPERFSKCPKLPVPPSKPLPLFNRCTPVDISCYAKFAEAVVTFVGDNSVLHRLIAGVAASKEIIVGLCVLALVLSMILMVIIRYISAILIWILTSLVVLGSLAGTSVLWWLYIDHRLYGNDTSPKEAKQEVEINRDSGQALLVYAVAATVFTIILLLLMLFMRKRVALTIALFHVAGKVFIHLPLLTLQPFITFLALLFFWIYWILVLLFLGTTGNPVQNEETGLTEFRLTGPLQYLTWYHAVGLVWISEFILACQQMTVAGAVVTYYFTRDKNRLPVTPILSSVLRLVRYHLGTVAKGSFIITLVKIPRLILMYIHNQLKGKENACARCLLKTCICCLWCLEKCLNYLNQNAYAATAINSTSFCTSARDAFVILVENALRVATINAIGDFVLFLGKILIVTTTAFAGVLLLNYQRDYAEWLLPLIIVCLFSFLVAHCFLSIFEIVVDVLFLCFAIDTKYNDGTPGKEFFMDKALMEFVESSRRLERAVERGRNRVKEVVSEGAEMKPMVSDNGGGGVARWNRSSEEMGAGPGAEWEVLQEFQVYYLLVGVLVDWVLTEQSGFILCLSEDVVLFLCVYLPTSTLFLFVSLLHTPSSAPSATTAKSAAVTATC; encoded by the exons ATGGACCCCAAGCGCCTGTCGTCCAGCTCTCAGCAGGTTCACCTCAGGAAAAAG aggacaaagagagaatGGAGACCGCTGGAGGACCGGAGCTGCACCGACCTGCCCTGGTTCCTGCTCTTCGCCATCTTCTGCGTCGGCATG GGAAGCATTTGCGGCTTCACCATCGTCACCGGCGGCGCCGCTCGCCTTGTCTTTGGATATGACAGCTACGGCAACACTTGTGGTCAACGCAATGAGCAGATAGAGGGTGTCAGGCTCAGCGGCCTTGACCACAGGGACAGGAA GTTCGTCTTCTTTCTGGATCCCTGCAACATCGACATTGTTCAGAGGAAAATCAAGTCCatggcactgtgtgtgtctctgtgtcccaCCGAGGAATTGAAGACCTACCAGGACCTCAAGACTTTTGCCATGGTCAACG gCTCTGAGCTGTGCTCCTACGATTTAGCAGGTCATAAATATCCAGGTCTACCTGAGAGGTTCTCCAAGTGTCCCAAACTTCCTGTTCCTCCCAG CAAGCCGTTGCCTTTGTTTAACCGCTGCACTCCAGTGGATATTTCCTGTTATGCGAAGTTTGCGGAGGCCGTAGTGACGTTTGTGGGCGATAACAGCGTCCTCCATCGGCTGATCGCCGGCGTCGCTGCCAGTAAAGAGATCATCGTGGGCCTGTGTGTGCTTGCTCTGG TCCTCTCCATGATCCTCATGGTGATCATCCGGTACATCTCCGCCATCCTCATCTGGATACTCACTTCGCTGGTTGTACTTGGGTCCCTAG cgGGGACCAGTGTCCTCTGGTGGCTCTACATCGATCACCGGCTGTACGGAAACGACACTTCTCCCAAGGAGGCgaagcaggaggtggaaatCAACAGGGACAGCGGACAGGCGCTGCTTGTCTACGCAGTAGCCGCCACTGTCTTCACC ATCAtcctgttgctgctgatgctgttcATGAGGAAGCGAGTGGCTCTCACCATCGCTCTGTTCCACGTGGCAGGAAAAGTCTTCATCCACCTCCCCCTGCTCACCCTGCAGCCGTTCATTACCTTCCTTGCCCTCCTGTTCTTCTGGATCTACTGGATCCTGGTCCTTCTGTTCTTGGGAACCACAG GAAACCCAGTCCAGAATGAGGAGACAGGGCTGACAGAGTTCAGACTGACAGGCCCCCTTCAGTACCTGACCTGGTACCACGCTGTGGGTCTGGTCTGGATCAGTGAGTTCATCTTGGCCTGTCAGCAAATGACTGTGGCTGGAGCTGTGGTGACCTATTATTTCACCAG GGACAAGAACCGGCTCCCTGTGACCCCAATTCTGTCTTCGGTCCTGAGGCTGGTCCGGTATCACCTGGGCACAGTAGCTAAAGGATCCTTCATCATCACACTGGTCAAGATCCCCAGACTTATCCTCATGTACATCCACAACCAGCTCAAAGGAAAG GAGAACGCATGTGCTCGCTGTCTGCTGAAAACCTGTATCTGCTGTCTGTGGTGTTTGGAGAAGTGCCTCAACTATCTCAATCAG aatgcataTGCAGCCACAGCCATCAACAGCACCAGTTTCTGCACATCTGCTCGTGACGCCTTCGTGATCCTGGTGGAAAACGCTCTTCGTGTTGCCACAATCAATGCTATTGGAGACTTTGTGCTCTTCCTGGGGAAG ATCCTGATAGTCACAACAACGGCGTTTGCTGGTGTCCTGCTCCTGAACTACCAGCGGGATTATGCCGAGTGGCTGCTGCCGCTCATCATCGTGtgtctcttctccttcctgGTGGCTCATTGCTTCCTGTCTATCTTCGAGATCGTGGTggacgtcctcttcctctgtttcgCCATCGACACCAAGTACAATGACGGCACACCAGGGAAGGAGTTCTTCATGGACAAGGCTTTGATG GAATTTGTAGAGAGCAGCCGGCGGCTAGAGCGAGCAGTGGAACGTGGGCGGAACCGGGTGAAGGAGGTGGTTTCGGAGGGGGCAGAGATGAAGCCCATGGTGAGTGACAACGGTGGAGGGGGTGTGGCCAGGTGGAACAGATCGTCAGAGGAGATGGGGGCGGGGCCTGGAGCAGAGTGGGAGGTTCTTCAAGAGTTTCAGGTATATTACCTGCTAGTGGGAGTCCTGGTGGACTGGGTGCTGACGGAGCAGAGTGGCTTCATCCTCTGTCTCAGCGAGGACgttgtcctcttcctctgtgtctacctgcccacctccaccctcttcctgtttgtcagcCTGCTGCACACACCAAGCTCTGCCCCCTCTGCCACCACCGCCaaatcagctgctgtcacagccaCATGCTGA